A genomic region of Paramormyrops kingsleyae isolate MSU_618 chromosome 19, PKINGS_0.4, whole genome shotgun sequence contains the following coding sequences:
- the hmgn3 gene encoding high mobility group nucleosome-binding domain-containing protein 3 isoform X2 translates to MPKRKSPEGAEGKDSTKVIKQEPTRRSQRLSEKPAPPKPEAKPKKPAAKKPADDKAAKGKKGGKGKKEVKPEDLPAENGEAKTDEICVSRSSVSVCASRSAGPASLWVRGQSEAVRVKGN, encoded by the exons ATGCCGAAAAGAAAG TCTCCAGAGGGTGCTGAAGGCAAAGATTCTACTAAAGTGATCAAGCAGGAG CCCACGAGAAGATCTCAGAGGCTGTCTGAG AAACCGGCTCCACCCAAACCTGAGGCAAAGCCCAAGAAGCCAGCCGCTAAG aaaCCAGCAGACGACAAGGCTGCGAAGGGCAAGAAAGGAGGGAAGGGGAAGAAGGAGGTGAAGCCGGAGGACTTGCCGGCGGAGAATGGGGAGGCCAAGACCGACGAG ATCTGCGTCTCTCGCTCCTCTGTTAGCGTGTGCGCCTCTCGGAGTGCGGGCCCCGCCTCGCTGTGGGTCAGAGGGCAGAGTGAGGCAGTGAGAGTGAAGG
- the hmgn3 gene encoding high mobility group nucleosome-binding domain-containing protein 3 isoform X1: MPKRKSPEGAEGKDSTKVIKQEPTRRSQRLSEQKPAPPKPEAKPKKPAAKKPADDKAAKGKKGGKGKKEVKPEDLPAENGEAKTDEICVSRSSVSVCASRSAGPASLWVRGQSEAVRVKGN, from the exons ATGCCGAAAAGAAAG TCTCCAGAGGGTGCTGAAGGCAAAGATTCTACTAAAGTGATCAAGCAGGAG CCCACGAGAAGATCTCAGAGGCTGTCTGAG CAGAAACCGGCTCCACCCAAACCTGAGGCAAAGCCCAAGAAGCCAGCCGCTAAG aaaCCAGCAGACGACAAGGCTGCGAAGGGCAAGAAAGGAGGGAAGGGGAAGAAGGAGGTGAAGCCGGAGGACTTGCCGGCGGAGAATGGGGAGGCCAAGACCGACGAG ATCTGCGTCTCTCGCTCCTCTGTTAGCGTGTGCGCCTCTCGGAGTGCGGGCCCCGCCTCGCTGTGGGTCAGAGGGCAGAGTGAGGCAGTGAGAGTGAAGG
- the hmgn3 gene encoding high mobility group nucleosome-binding domain-containing protein 3 isoform X3, with amino-acid sequence MPKRKSPEGAEGKDSTKVIKQEPTRRSQRLSEQKPAPPKPEAKPKKPAAKKPADDKAAKGKKGGKGKKEVKPEDLPAENGEAKTDERVRLSECGPRLAVGQRAE; translated from the exons ATGCCGAAAAGAAAG TCTCCAGAGGGTGCTGAAGGCAAAGATTCTACTAAAGTGATCAAGCAGGAG CCCACGAGAAGATCTCAGAGGCTGTCTGAG CAGAAACCGGCTCCACCCAAACCTGAGGCAAAGCCCAAGAAGCCAGCCGCTAAG aaaCCAGCAGACGACAAGGCTGCGAAGGGCAAGAAAGGAGGGAAGGGGAAGAAGGAGGTGAAGCCGGAGGACTTGCCGGCGGAGAATGGGGAGGCCAAGACCGACGAG CGTGTGCGCCTCTCGGAGTGCGGGCCCCGCCTCGCTGTGGGTCAGAGGGCAGAGTGA
- the lca5 gene encoding lebercilin: protein MHQSSEDNLDGDRKRNSSGSMTRNSESSSKSKSGDNKKRNGKRSPASNEARTRRRDASHGDRNSGSYYSEDYENSSASGCSLSASSHSLSPVPRSLAPTKRVSSSPLRKPGLRKSGSRHLRPGAPPQQGGGRSQSLNKDPSPKDLDLVTKRMLSARLLKINELKNELAETQMRLQQLQQENKVLRQLQLRQERALQRFEDTESEIAQLLSRHSSEVHALRERLRRSQERERATDRQQREAQEELSRCRAALQKLRRLAEERHLGEREELARKLEQVEGRLADSDRRVKDLERNLELTSSSLQRQLTAERRKTHEALEEAKGLREELERLCHKLKEKERELDTRNIYANRMKPAHRKEAESSTKKRAPPTSATKEVQTEDRMFSLEFPTPPPAITDRKEPPRRDEYLSVKVQQEASEGENWHKVGREKEEEVHREQEMENVRRLRGDKGPTPSSAVSPLTEAADSRMSMSNTWRRQGEPTLLGEDEGRRRWGHDSPPVQEKQEGEKRVRSQEALEERSRKNQLLAKMKEIDLQGRDANTDMIVSGVSEHQPGWTPPQSIFSLTDPGENLQDGGREPLRKSEPLGKRGLRTLGSNEDLSFGNYTPSFGRPAPRAGLVNLAGPRSDGLEERSQDNPGVAGAPAKERKSNLMEQLFGTGASPNMPGRLEVLSFSRAPLGEGSAGKSTETNGKRGDFFPFSGDPSTGYGRGTIQVAESRPAVRAIASFDDEIEEVTL, encoded by the exons ATGCACCAGTCCAGTGAGGACAACTTGGATGGAGACAGGAAACGCAATTCCAGTGGAAGCATGACACGGAATTCAGAATCTTCCTCCAAATCCAAGTCAGGCGACAACAAGAAGAGGAATGGCAAAAGAAGCCCAGCAAGCAACGAGGCCAGAACCAGGAGACGGGATGCATCTCATGGCGACAGGAACAGTGGCTCCTACTATTCGGAGGACTATGAGAACAGCTCGGCCTCTGGCTGCTCTCTTTCTGCCAGTTCCCATTCCCTGTCCCCTGTCCCGCGGAGCCTGGCCCCTACCAAACGGGTCTCCAGCAGCCCGCTGCGGAAACCAG GCCTACGAAAGTCAGGCTCTCGGCACCTTCGCCCAGGTGCTCCCCCGCAGCAGGGCGGGGGACGCTCTCAGAGCCTGAACAAGGACCCTTCGCCGAAGGACTTGGACCTAGTGACCAAGCGCATGCTGTCAGCGCGCCTGCTTAAGATCAATGAGCTGAAGAACGAGCTGGCTGAGACGCAGATGCggctgcagcagctgcagcaggagaaCAAGGTGCTGCGGCAACTGCAGCTCCGTCAGGAGAGGGCGCTGCAGCGCTTTGAGGACACCGAGAGCGAGATTGCCCAGCTTCTCTCGCGTCACAGCAGCGAGGTGCATGCGCTGCGGGAGCGTCTCCGCCGAAGCCAGGAGCGGGAGCGTGCCACAGACAGGCAGCAGCGGGAGGCGCAGGAAGAGCTGAGCCGCTGCCGGGCTGCCCTCCAGAAGTTGCGACGGCTGGCCGAAGAACGCCACctaggggagagggaggagctGGCACGCAAGCTGGAGCAGGTTGAGGGGCGCCTTGCTGACAGCGACCGTAGAGTCAAG GACCTGGAGCGGAACCTGGAGCTGACGAGCAGCAGCCTCCAGCGGCAGCTGACAGCAGAGAGGAGAAAGACCCATGAGGCTCTGGAGGAGGCCAAGGGCCTGAGGGAGGAGCTGGAGCGCCTATGCCACAAACTCAAG GAAAAGGAAAGGGAACTCGATACCAGGAACATTTATGCCAACCGGATGAAACCTGCACACAGAAAAGAGGCAGAGAGCTCCACAAAGAAAAGAG ccccccccacaaGTGCCACCAAAGAGGTGCAGACAGAGGACAGGATGTTCTCCTTGGAGTTTCCGACCCCACCTCCCGCCATCACGGACAGAAAGGAGCCCCCCCGGAGAGATGAGTACCTCTCGGTGAAG GTCCAGCAGGAGGCGTCAGAGGGAGAGAACTGGCACAAggtggggagagagaaagaggaggaggTACACCGAGAGCAGGAGATGGAGAATGTCAGGAGGCTGCGGGGAG ATAAGGGTCCCACCCCCAGTTCTGCTGTTAGCCCCCTGACTGAAGCAGCAGATTCTCGAATGTCCATGTCAAACA CATGGAGGAGGCAAGGGGAGCCCACGCTTCTGGGAGAGGATgaggggaggaggaggtggggccACGACTCCCCTCCGGTGCAGGAGAAGCAGGAAGGGGAGAAAAGGGTGAGGAGCCAGGAGGCCCTGGAGGAGCGCAGCAGGAAGAATCAGCTTCTGGCCAAAATGAAAGAGATCGACCTACAGGGCCGTGACGCAAACACAGACATGATTGTCTCTGGTGTCTCTGAGCACCAGCCAGGCTGGACACCACCGCAGTCCATTTTCAGCCTCACAGACCCGGGGGAGAACCTGCAGGACGGGGGCCGAGAGCCACTGAGGAAGTCTGAGCCCTTGGGGAAGAGGGGCCTTCGGACTCTGGGCTCCAATGAGGACCTGTCGTTTGGCAACTACACCCCCTCGTTTGGTCGGCCGGCGCCAAGGGCTGGCCTGGTGAACCTGGCGGGCCCGAGGAGCGACGGGCTGGAGGAGAGGAGCCAGGACAACCCAGGTGTGGCAGGGGCACCGGCAAAGGAGCGCAAGTCCAACCTGATGGAGCAGCTCTTTGGCACCGGTGCCAGCCCCAACATGCCCGGCAGGCTGGAAGTGCTGAGCTTCTCCAGAGCCCCTCTGGGAGAGGGGAGCGCTGGAAAATCCACAGAGACTAACGGGAAGCGGGGCGACTTCTTCCCATTCAGCGGGGATCCGTCAACTGGCTACGGCAGGGGCACTATACAGGTGGCTGAGAGTCGCCCTGCTGTGAGGGCCATCGCCTCCTTCGATGACGAGATCGAGGAGGTGACACTCTAA